One Williamsia phyllosphaerae DNA segment encodes these proteins:
- a CDS encoding ABC transporter permease, with protein sequence MTTTVDTEVAKGEGRLRLFIQPVLVLIVAAAVLTWAFTRDLTATQKETINGSNVSSLVWQHLVISLVVAAIVVAISVPLGTVLSRPRFHRLAPIAIAIANIGQATPAIGLLVLLFLWTATTGFWIGVIPIAIYSLLPVLANTLLGYERVDPAVIDAGRGQGMSKMGILVRLEFPLAIPYILAGLRTSLVLAVGTATLSFLVDAGGLGILIDTGYKLRDNVALVLGSVLAACLALMVDWAGALAERWLGPKGLRV encoded by the coding sequence ACTCCGTCTGTTCATCCAGCCCGTCCTGGTGCTGATCGTCGCTGCGGCCGTCCTGACCTGGGCGTTCACCCGCGACCTCACCGCGACGCAGAAGGAGACCATCAACGGCTCCAACGTGAGTTCGTTGGTCTGGCAACACCTGGTGATCAGTCTCGTCGTCGCCGCGATCGTCGTCGCCATCTCGGTTCCGCTCGGAACGGTGTTGAGCCGACCCCGTTTCCACCGTCTCGCCCCGATTGCCATCGCGATCGCGAACATCGGTCAGGCCACGCCGGCGATCGGCCTGCTGGTTCTCCTGTTCCTCTGGACCGCCACGACCGGGTTCTGGATCGGTGTCATACCGATCGCGATCTACTCGTTGCTGCCGGTGCTCGCCAACACCCTGCTGGGTTACGAGCGCGTCGATCCCGCCGTGATCGACGCCGGTCGGGGTCAGGGCATGTCGAAGATGGGAATCCTGGTGCGCCTGGAGTTCCCGCTCGCCATCCCCTACATCCTGGCCGGGCTCCGGACCTCGCTCGTGCTCGCGGTCGGCACCGCGACCCTGAGCTTCCTCGTCGACGCCGGTGGCCTCGGCATCCTCATCGACACCGGCTACAAGCTGCGCGACAACGTCGCCCTGGTGCTGGGCAGTGTGCTGGCCGCATGTCTGGCACTGATGGTCGACTGGGCCGGGGCATTGGCCGAACGCTGGCTGGGACCAAAGGGATTGCGAGTATGA